A genomic window from Lycium barbarum isolate Lr01 chromosome 4, ASM1917538v2, whole genome shotgun sequence includes:
- the LOC132637071 gene encoding uncharacterized protein LOC132637071, with amino-acid sequence MSPPQSPNSSMASTNDQYRFLTQGSHRIYMNNDDINITMELHKKKQRRRRCIKCCGCCTATMLVLVVIMLVLGFTLFRVHKPSIRMNSIKIDGLSYLMTSSSTTLQPKVNLTVSADVSVKNRNSASFKFNEATTSLFYDDVVIGEALTPPGTAKARRTLRMNVTVEIMVEKMLGIPRLVNDLRSGELLVSTYTRINGRINILNIIKKNTEIKMNCIMMVDLRSQDARGIDCKKKVSL; translated from the coding sequence ATGTCTCCACCACAATCTCCAAATTCATCCATGGCTTCGACAAACGATCAATATCGATTTTTGACACAAGGGTCTCATCGAATTTACATGAATAATGACGATATTAATATTACCATGGAGCTACACAAGAAAAAACAACGTCGTAGAAGATGTATCAAATGTTGTGGTTGTTGTACAGCCACCATGTTAGTTCTCGTCGTGATCATGTTGGTTCTTGGATTCACCCTTTTCCGTGTCCACAAACCATCTATAAGGATGAACTCCATCAAGATTGACGGATTAAGTTATCTTATGACAAGTAGTTCCACTACTCTCCAACCAAAAGTTAACTTAACGGTCTCTGCTGATGTGTCTGTTAAAAATCGAAATTCAGCCTCATTCAAGTTTAATGAAGCAACGACTAGTTTGTTTTATGATGACGTGGTCATCGGAGAAGCCCTAACGCCACCGGGTACTGCCAAGGCACGACGGACGTTACGGATGAATGTAACGGTGGAAATTATGGTGGAGAAAATGTTGGGTATTCCACGGCTAGTGAATGACTTGAGGTCCGGTGAATTGCTGGTTAGTACATATACGAGAATTAATGGAAGGAttaatattttgaatattattaAGAAGAATACTGAAATTAAAATGAATTGTATTATGATGGTTGATTTGAGAAGCCAGGATGCTAGAGGCATTGATTGTAAGAAGAAAGTGTCTCTCTAG
- the LOC132638064 gene encoding late embryogenesis abundant protein At1g64065 codes for MAENSKIIPLAPPRKYLNSDQEMNLSKPINFYNNKKNQRSSKCFVHFLSTIVLISIVMLIFSMIFLRFKSPSFELDLINVQNLRFTNSTNSSSFSMIMGAEIVVDNENFGRINFEDSSMSVFLYDNITIGFANINVGRVDARKSKRMGISLKVRANDQLNHSNWNLSSDINSRTVKLTSFGEFRGKVKAMKIISRHKISVMNCTMNLNLTSQAIQDLLCS; via the coding sequence ATGGCGGAAAATAGCAAAATCATCCCTCTTGCACCACCAAGAAAATATCTCAACAGCGATCAAGAGATGAATCTCAGTAAACCTATCAATTTTTACAACAACAAGAAGAATCAAAGAAGCAGCAAGTGTTTCGTGCACTTCCTGTCTACTATCGTCTTAATAAGCATAGTCATGCTAATTTTCTCGATGATATTTTTGCGTTTCAAATCTCCATCTTTCGAGCTCGACCTCATCAACGTGCAAAATCTTCGATTTACAAATTCTACCAATTCGTCTTCGTTTAGCATGATCATGGGAGCTGAAATCGTCGTAGACAATGAAAACTTTGGTCGAATTAATTTTGAAGATAGTAGCATGAGTGTTTTTTTGTACGATAATATTACGATTGGTTTTGCGAACATTAACGTTGGTCGGGTCGATGCTAGGAAGTCCAAGAGAATGGGAATATCATTGAAAGTGAGAGCTAATGATCAATTGAATCATAGTAATTGGAATTTGAGCAGTGATATAAATTCAAGAACGGTGAAATTGACAAGTTTTGGTGAGTTTAGGGGAAAAGTGAAGGCTATGAAGATTATTAGTAGGCATAAAATTTCAGTGATGAATTGTACCATGAATCTAAATTTGACAAGCCAAGCAATCCAAGATCTCCTCTGCAGTTGA